The following proteins are co-located in the Polystyrenella longa genome:
- a CDS encoding PAS domain-containing hybrid sensor histidine kinase/response regulator: MMPNLETVQGPQRILILPPTLRDGEITNRLFNQHDIESYICADIDCLCREIEKGAGAVLIAEEHLHGKQANSLSLQLREQPAWSDLPILVLTVPSEVNIALLVKWQQAANVSLIQRPLQIAQFLSVVRSRIQDRKRQYVVRRLLESLDHRRSEFQQLADAMPQMVFITNSEGKFEFLNQRARTFLGYDREVFSAFNPCEVIHADDVARAESRWIMSMESHKSYHCEFRVKEANSGKFKWHLARAVPVRDEKGDVTQWYATCTDIHQRKLAEKKLSEALIKSTTAGIAKSEFLANMSHEIRTPMTAILGYAELLIEREEDKEKKQYLEIIQRNGGFLLDIINDILDLSKIEAGKLEIALEELELRPFIENTLTLLEERANEKEIEFEVEVDSVVMESIQTDSKRLRQILVNLIGNAIKFTEVGRVRLEVSQDSERIVFSVKDTGIGMNKDQTTRLFQPFQQGDASITRNFGGTGLGLAISQRLAKMLGGEIRVISEPGVGSTFSLILHAVATTSGTPIEPTNEPAIKILPESEVTTSPVLNCRVLVVDDRRDVRFLTTRFLTDAGAEVIDVENGLQAVQMVERGATNGRELDLILMDMQMPTMDGYQAASRLRSMGFDKPIIALTADAMQGDMTRCLESGCNAYLSKPINRIEMLTMVAEYVSKNESSD, from the coding sequence ATGATGCCGAATCTTGAGACGGTTCAAGGCCCTCAACGAATTCTGATTCTTCCACCGACGTTAAGAGACGGTGAGATAACGAATCGGCTTTTTAATCAGCACGATATCGAATCATATATTTGCGCTGACATCGATTGTCTCTGTCGAGAGATCGAAAAAGGAGCGGGTGCTGTTCTTATTGCGGAAGAACATCTGCACGGGAAACAGGCCAACAGCCTAAGTTTGCAATTGCGGGAACAGCCCGCCTGGTCGGACTTGCCGATTTTAGTTCTCACCGTGCCTAGCGAGGTGAACATTGCGCTTCTTGTAAAATGGCAACAAGCAGCAAATGTCTCTCTCATTCAGAGACCTTTGCAAATTGCGCAATTCCTCAGTGTCGTCCGGTCCAGGATTCAGGACCGTAAACGCCAGTATGTCGTGCGTCGTTTACTCGAATCACTTGATCATCGGCGGAGTGAATTTCAGCAACTGGCCGACGCCATGCCGCAAATGGTATTTATCACAAATAGCGAGGGAAAGTTCGAATTTCTGAACCAACGAGCCCGAACGTTTCTCGGATATGATCGGGAGGTATTCAGTGCGTTCAATCCCTGCGAGGTGATCCATGCTGATGATGTCGCCCGAGCTGAGTCTCGATGGATTATGTCAATGGAATCGCACAAATCGTATCACTGCGAATTTCGTGTCAAAGAGGCGAACAGCGGTAAGTTTAAGTGGCATCTTGCTCGTGCTGTGCCCGTTCGTGATGAGAAAGGGGACGTGACACAATGGTATGCCACTTGTACCGACATCCATCAGCGCAAACTGGCTGAGAAGAAACTCTCAGAAGCGTTGATAAAATCAACGACTGCCGGTATTGCTAAAAGCGAGTTTTTGGCAAATATGAGCCACGAAATCCGTACTCCGATGACTGCTATTTTGGGTTATGCAGAATTGCTAATCGAGCGTGAGGAAGATAAAGAAAAAAAGCAGTACCTGGAAATCATACAACGCAATGGAGGCTTCCTGCTCGATATCATCAACGACATTCTCGATTTGTCCAAAATTGAAGCTGGAAAACTGGAGATCGCACTTGAGGAATTGGAACTACGTCCGTTTATCGAGAACACATTGACGCTTCTTGAAGAACGAGCTAACGAGAAAGAAATTGAATTTGAAGTGGAAGTCGATTCGGTCGTGATGGAGAGTATTCAAACAGACTCCAAACGACTTCGCCAGATTCTCGTCAACCTGATTGGAAACGCGATCAAGTTCACGGAGGTCGGGCGGGTCCGATTGGAGGTCAGTCAGGATTCTGAACGCATCGTGTTTTCCGTGAAAGATACCGGAATCGGCATGAATAAAGATCAGACGACTCGGCTATTCCAACCGTTTCAGCAGGGAGATGCATCCATTACACGGAACTTCGGAGGCACAGGACTTGGACTCGCCATCAGTCAAAGACTGGCCAAAATGCTGGGGGGAGAAATCAGAGTGATCAGCGAACCAGGAGTTGGTTCCACCTTCTCTCTTATTCTCCACGCAGTGGCGACAACTTCAGGCACCCCTATCGAACCTACCAACGAACCTGCCATCAAGATTCTTCCAGAATCGGAAGTGACTACCTCCCCTGTACTCAATTGCCGCGTATTAGTGGTCGATGATCGCCGAGATGTTCGCTTCCTGACCACTCGATTTCTGACTGATGCCGGTGCAGAAGTGATCGATGTCGAGAATGGACTGCAGGCAGTCCAGATGGTCGAAAGAGGGGCAACCAATGGAAGAGAGCTGGATCTAATCTTAATGGATATGCAGATGCCAACGATGGATGGATATCAGGCCGCTTCCCGACTGCGATCGATGGGATTTGATAAACCGATCATTGCCTTAACGGCCGATGCGATGCAGGGAGATATGACCCGCTGTCTCGAAAGTGGCTGCAACGCCTACCTCAGCAAACCGATCAACAGAATTGAAATGTTGACGATGGTTGCAGAGTATGTTTCTAAAAATGAGAGTTCTGATTGA
- a CDS encoding ATPase domain-containing protein: MSQRSDDISSGNLTLDKLLGGGLTSHRIYLLDGHPGTGKTTMGMQFLLDGINKGETVMYVSLSETKPELQAIAESHGWCIENVHIHELVDPSESLNSDSQYTMFQPSEVELGETTRGMLQQVEKLNPKRVVIDSLSELRLLAQNALRYRRQILALKQFFVGRDCTAIFLDDKTSPDNDLQLQSIAHGVISLDRIPTEFGDERRRLRIVKYRGRRFIGGWHDFEIERGGLNIFPRISVSYNEFAIPETLPLLSGNESLDALLGNGIEPGTSTLMLGPAGVGKSSCSTLFAATACKRGERAVIFAFDESKKTLKIRSAGLGMDLEALEEKGLLQIHQVNPGDVTPGQFSEMVRQAIQPDEHGRSATLVVIDSLNGFLSSMPEERFLQIQMHELLNYLGSCGIATFLIVAQHGMLGTAMQTPVDASYLADTVVLFRYFEAMGEIRQAISVVKKRDSAHERTIREFKMEEGQIRVGEPLSKFHGILAGTPTYIGDLNDLMQKRGNDAES, from the coding sequence GTGTCTCAACGCTCAGATGATATTAGTTCCGGAAACCTGACGCTCGACAAACTCCTCGGTGGCGGGTTGACGTCCCATCGGATTTATTTGCTGGACGGGCATCCTGGTACTGGCAAAACTACGATGGGAATGCAGTTTCTGCTCGACGGAATTAATAAGGGTGAAACGGTCATGTACGTTTCTCTCTCGGAAACGAAGCCGGAATTGCAGGCGATCGCGGAATCGCATGGCTGGTGCATCGAGAATGTCCATATTCATGAACTCGTCGATCCCAGTGAATCACTGAACTCAGATTCTCAATACACGATGTTTCAGCCTTCCGAAGTCGAGCTTGGCGAGACCACCCGAGGGATGTTACAGCAGGTCGAAAAGTTAAACCCGAAACGGGTAGTGATTGATTCGCTGTCGGAATTAAGGCTGTTGGCTCAGAATGCACTTCGTTATCGACGCCAGATTCTGGCACTCAAACAATTTTTTGTTGGGAGAGATTGTACGGCCATTTTTCTCGACGATAAGACTTCTCCCGACAATGACCTGCAATTACAGAGCATTGCACATGGGGTAATCAGTCTGGATCGAATTCCTACCGAGTTTGGTGACGAACGACGTCGTTTAAGAATCGTGAAATACCGGGGACGTAGGTTTATTGGCGGTTGGCACGATTTCGAAATTGAACGGGGCGGGCTGAATATCTTTCCTCGGATCTCCGTTTCTTACAACGAATTTGCAATTCCTGAGACGTTACCCTTGTTAAGTGGAAATGAGTCACTGGATGCTTTACTGGGAAACGGTATTGAACCTGGCACGAGTACGCTGATGCTCGGACCTGCAGGAGTGGGAAAGTCGTCTTGTTCTACCTTATTTGCCGCCACGGCCTGTAAGCGGGGGGAACGCGCAGTCATCTTTGCCTTTGATGAAAGCAAGAAGACTTTGAAGATCCGTTCTGCTGGGTTGGGTATGGACTTGGAAGCCTTGGAGGAAAAAGGCTTATTGCAGATCCATCAGGTGAACCCGGGGGATGTTACTCCGGGTCAGTTTTCTGAAATGGTTCGTCAAGCTATTCAACCTGATGAACATGGCCGCTCGGCAACACTAGTGGTGATCGACAGCTTGAATGGCTTCCTGAGTTCGATGCCCGAAGAACGCTTCCTTCAGATTCAGATGCATGAGTTGCTGAACTATCTGGGAAGTTGTGGAATAGCCACATTCCTGATCGTTGCTCAACACGGGATGTTAGGCACTGCCATGCAGACTCCGGTTGATGCCAGTTACCTGGCGGATACAGTTGTCTTGTTTCGCTATTTTGAAGCTATGGGCGAAATCCGGCAGGCGATCTCAGTAGTGAAAAAAAGGGATAGTGCTCACGAACGCACCATTCGAGAATTCAAAATGGAAGAGGGCCAGATCCGGGTGGGAGAACCGCTCTCCAAGTTCCATGGAATTCTCGCCGGAACTCCGACTTATATTGGGGATCTGAATGATTTGATGCAGAAACGAGGGAATGATGCCGAATCTTGA
- a CDS encoding MGH1-like glycoside hydrolase domain-containing protein has product MPGAELSRLKAESERETGSNWKRWGPYLAERQWGTVRESTAEGDPWLNFTHEEATWRTYRWGEDGLLGICDRQCRLCFGLTLWNGKDPILKERLFGLTGPEGNHGEDVKEAYYYLDSTPSHSYLRALYKYPQAEFPYSHLREVNAQRTRNEQEYELTDTGIFDESRYFDVQVEYGKAADEDIMIRVTVFNRGPEAAPLHFLPTWWFRNTWDWGPTIDRPSIKPSLSKVAKNEVAVKHEALGDFQICADAGPDGEQPRWLFTENETNSWRFEDPNSRRPSCKDAFHLAVVDGVEGVLNPNPTGTKAAAHYQCEVPAGESVEFRMRMSAVEQRPVEAFGAGFADAFEKRVQEADGFAKSLIAPGLSLDEQQVMRQANAGLLWTKQFYHYVIPRWLENSGKEQIKPTLSSPGAPSTRNADWGHLYNRNIISMPDKWEYPWYAAWDLAFHLIPFAEIDPEFAKDQAVLFLREWYMHPNGQLPAYEWNFSDVNPPVHAWACWRIYQMTATEEKRDRQFLERVFQKLLINFTWWVNRKDIRGKHVFSGGFLGLDNIGIFDRSKPLPTGGHLEQADGTAWMAFYCSSMLSIAFELADGNPAYEDMASKFFEHYVSIAEAMNSLDGTGLWDEEDGFYYDHLHLEGRSIPLKIRSIVGLIPLFTVDVLFDKTIEKLPGFQKRMNWFLRSRPDLGKFMTYMEHDPETQTGGQRLLAIPTRDRLLRMLRYLLDEDEFLSDYGIRSLSKFHEEHPFEYELNGERLCVKYQPAESDSGLFGGNSNWRGPIWFPLNYLLIEALERYHAFYGKTLRVECPTRSGNYMDLQEVADEIRKRLARLFLSDEEGDRPSYARTETLLNDPNWRELVLFYEYFDAETGRGMGASHQTGWTALILPILQTLASRSGQTPGNEEEAPGVMEPEEAEQGT; this is encoded by the coding sequence ATGCCCGGAGCGGAATTATCGCGTTTAAAAGCGGAATCAGAGCGAGAGACAGGGTCGAACTGGAAGCGATGGGGGCCCTATCTCGCGGAACGTCAATGGGGGACTGTGCGCGAAAGTACGGCCGAAGGTGACCCGTGGTTAAACTTTACCCATGAGGAAGCAACTTGGAGAACCTACCGATGGGGCGAAGATGGTCTGCTTGGAATTTGTGACCGACAATGCCGGCTCTGCTTCGGGCTGACTCTCTGGAATGGTAAGGACCCAATTCTCAAGGAACGTCTGTTCGGTTTAACTGGTCCGGAAGGAAACCACGGAGAAGATGTCAAAGAGGCATATTATTACCTCGATTCAACTCCGTCACATTCCTATCTGAGGGCATTATACAAGTACCCTCAGGCGGAGTTTCCCTACTCGCACCTTCGAGAAGTGAATGCCCAGCGTACTCGTAATGAACAAGAGTACGAGCTGACCGATACCGGCATCTTCGATGAGAGCCGTTACTTCGATGTCCAGGTGGAATACGGTAAGGCAGCCGATGAAGATATCATGATTCGGGTGACCGTGTTCAATCGCGGACCAGAGGCGGCCCCCCTGCACTTTCTACCGACCTGGTGGTTCCGCAATACCTGGGATTGGGGCCCGACGATTGATCGCCCCAGTATCAAACCGAGTCTGTCTAAAGTCGCCAAGAACGAAGTCGCCGTCAAACATGAGGCTTTGGGTGACTTTCAAATCTGCGCCGATGCCGGGCCCGATGGTGAACAGCCTCGCTGGTTGTTCACCGAGAATGAAACCAACAGTTGGCGTTTTGAGGATCCGAATAGCCGTCGGCCCTCCTGCAAAGATGCCTTCCATCTGGCAGTCGTGGATGGAGTTGAAGGGGTTCTCAATCCGAATCCGACCGGTACAAAAGCGGCGGCTCATTATCAATGTGAAGTGCCTGCAGGTGAATCAGTCGAATTCCGGATGCGAATGTCGGCTGTCGAGCAGCGTCCCGTTGAAGCCTTCGGTGCCGGGTTTGCTGACGCGTTTGAAAAGCGAGTTCAAGAGGCGGATGGTTTCGCGAAATCATTGATCGCGCCCGGTCTCAGTCTGGATGAACAACAAGTTATGCGGCAGGCGAATGCCGGGTTGCTTTGGACCAAACAATTTTATCACTACGTGATTCCCCGCTGGTTGGAGAACTCGGGCAAAGAACAAATTAAGCCGACCCTGTCTTCTCCTGGTGCACCCAGCACCCGGAATGCGGACTGGGGGCATTTGTATAATCGCAACATTATCTCGATGCCAGATAAATGGGAGTACCCCTGGTACGCGGCATGGGACCTGGCATTCCATTTAATTCCCTTCGCGGAGATCGATCCCGAGTTTGCCAAGGATCAGGCAGTGCTGTTCTTGCGGGAATGGTACATGCATCCCAACGGGCAACTACCGGCCTACGAGTGGAACTTCAGCGATGTCAATCCGCCTGTACATGCCTGGGCTTGTTGGCGTATTTATCAGATGACCGCGACCGAGGAGAAACGTGACCGGCAATTCCTCGAACGTGTCTTCCAGAAGCTGCTGATTAACTTTACCTGGTGGGTCAATCGAAAAGACATCCGGGGTAAGCATGTCTTCAGCGGTGGTTTCCTGGGGCTGGATAATATTGGAATATTTGATCGTTCCAAACCGTTACCGACCGGTGGACACCTAGAACAGGCGGACGGCACCGCATGGATGGCTTTCTACTGTTCCAGCATGTTGTCCATCGCCTTTGAACTAGCCGATGGTAACCCCGCTTATGAGGACATGGCCTCGAAATTCTTCGAGCATTATGTCTCTATTGCGGAAGCGATGAACTCGCTGGATGGAACCGGCTTGTGGGACGAAGAAGATGGTTTTTATTACGACCACCTGCATTTGGAAGGTCGCAGCATACCTCTGAAGATTCGATCTATCGTTGGTTTGATTCCCTTATTCACGGTGGATGTGCTGTTTGATAAAACGATCGAAAAACTCCCCGGGTTTCAGAAACGAATGAATTGGTTTCTTCGAAGTCGACCCGACCTGGGCAAGTTCATGACCTATATGGAGCATGATCCGGAAACCCAGACCGGCGGACAGCGTCTGCTCGCAATTCCAACACGCGATCGATTGTTGCGGATGCTGAGGTACCTGCTCGACGAGGATGAATTCCTCTCGGACTATGGAATTCGTTCGCTCTCTAAATTCCATGAAGAACATCCGTTTGAATATGAATTGAACGGAGAACGTCTCTGTGTCAAATATCAACCGGCGGAATCCGATTCCGGTTTGTTTGGTGGCAACTCGAACTGGCGTGGACCGATCTGGTTCCCGCTCAATTACCTGCTGATCGAAGCGCTCGAGCGTTACCACGCATTCTATGGAAAAACGCTCCGGGTGGAATGTCCGACACGCTCCGGGAACTATATGGATCTCCAGGAAGTGGCTGATGAAATTCGTAAACGATTAGCCCGGTTATTCCTGTCCGACGAGGAAGGGGACCGGCCCAGTTATGCCCGTACGGAGACGCTTTTGAATGATCCGAACTGGCGCGAACTGGTGCTGTTCTACGAATACTTCGACGCGGAAACGGGTCGAGGTATGGGAGCGAGCCATCAGACAGGGTGGACCGCGTTGATTCTACCAATTCTGCAGACGCTCGCCTCTCGCTCCGGGCAAACACCTGGAAATGAAGAAGAAGCTCCCGGGGTGATGGAACCGGAAGAGGCTGAACAAGGAACCTGA
- a CDS encoding antibiotic biosynthesis monooxygenase, with protein sequence MATSAPTRQQEVHLAVTLQVRPGQEEEFEAALVRFIQKSLDFPGTTGVNLIRPAPGTDCREYGILRSFLSEKHSRAFYESEMFHDYKAETKHLVEGEANIRPLHGLEAFFRAGRSAPPRWKMALVTWLGVFPAVLFWSQLVGPPLHMLPAVLVTAISTVLVTITLTWFVMPLLTKMFRPWLVKK encoded by the coding sequence ATGGCCACTTCTGCCCCTACCCGACAACAGGAAGTCCACTTGGCCGTTACTCTTCAGGTACGCCCCGGTCAGGAGGAAGAGTTTGAAGCCGCACTCGTTCGGTTTATCCAGAAGTCGCTCGACTTTCCGGGCACGACAGGTGTAAACCTGATCCGGCCCGCTCCGGGGACGGACTGCCGCGAATATGGAATTCTGCGATCTTTCCTCAGTGAGAAACATAGTCGGGCATTTTATGAATCGGAGATGTTCCACGATTACAAAGCGGAGACGAAACATCTCGTCGAAGGAGAAGCCAATATTCGTCCGCTGCACGGGCTGGAAGCTTTCTTCCGGGCAGGACGATCGGCCCCACCACGCTGGAAAATGGCCCTGGTCACCTGGTTGGGAGTCTTTCCAGCAGTTCTCTTCTGGTCACAGTTGGTGGGCCCGCCGCTGCACATGTTGCCAGCGGTGCTCGTAACGGCGATCTCCACGGTTCTAGTGACGATTACCCTGACCTGGTTCGTCATGCCCCTCCTGACCAAAATGTTCCGCCCCTGGCTGGTTAAGAAATAG
- a CDS encoding PQQ-dependent sugar dehydrogenase, with protein sequence MHSVIVVGVALTALNGSPLQAESNSTLQQDTVATWPLSEEFVPVDTSRFMYDPDPVPLEKVRVFPNLQFTRPIELTYPDDGTNRLFVAEQQGQILLFDNKNETAETTLFLDIKDVVLRKGNEEGLLGLAFHPKYKENGHLFVYYSTAGEKKDSRKSVISRFTVSADNANKVNRDTELKLLEIEQPFSNHNGGSLKFGPDGYLYIGLGDGGKANDPFVNAQNLETLLGSILRIDVDHQDEGLMYAIPADNPFVERENARGEIWAYGVRNIWRLAFDRESGQLYAGDVGQNRFEEVDLIVKGGNYGWNLREATHNFEPQSPETKRDLIDPLAEYFRGEGQSVTGGIVYRGSQLKEFEGAYFYGDYLSGNVWMLRHDGQITTENKRVANTGLSIAAFGEDQQGEMILCTFEGELYRLKQRPAEVFEKANSFPRLLSEAGLFDSVSKNKPVKGLIPYELNMPFWSDYAVKDRYIALPEAGKVVFHEQDKWEFPVGTLFVKTFWMHQDRTTLTGAKRLETRLLVHSPSGWAGYTYVYNAEGTDAELLEGSRLRSLEIKTEEGMVNQPYYFPTRTDCMTCHTKQAGFVLGLNTRQMNHTLDYHDQHVNQLDYLNKLGVFEEKLAKSSDALEAYPEWGFGNLDRSKDVKHEESQLKLPESKVQQYARGWLDVNCAMCHQPDGIAAGGQDLRFHTELKKMNVLNQEPLHGHLTVLGGAVVLPGAPLLSELYSRAGHRGVRQMPPLATNIVDPRGQEMLYRWIMELQKKPAPSQK encoded by the coding sequence ATGCACAGCGTTATCGTGGTGGGTGTGGCCTTAACTGCTCTTAATGGAAGTCCGCTTCAGGCGGAGTCAAACTCTACCCTTCAGCAGGACACCGTAGCGACTTGGCCCTTGTCGGAAGAATTTGTTCCCGTTGATACATCACGGTTTATGTATGATCCCGATCCCGTGCCGTTGGAAAAGGTCCGTGTCTTCCCGAATCTGCAATTCACTCGCCCCATCGAATTGACGTATCCAGATGATGGCACCAACCGCCTTTTTGTTGCTGAGCAACAAGGACAGATTCTTCTGTTCGACAATAAAAATGAGACTGCAGAAACCACTCTGTTCCTGGATATAAAGGACGTTGTTCTTCGTAAAGGAAACGAAGAAGGATTGCTGGGGCTCGCGTTTCATCCCAAATACAAAGAGAACGGACACCTCTTTGTCTATTATTCAACTGCAGGAGAAAAGAAGGATTCACGCAAGTCCGTTATTTCTCGTTTCACCGTATCGGCGGATAATGCAAATAAAGTAAACCGCGATACCGAATTGAAATTGCTCGAGATTGAACAACCTTTCTCTAATCATAATGGTGGCAGTCTTAAGTTCGGTCCCGATGGCTATCTCTACATAGGTCTGGGAGACGGTGGCAAAGCGAACGATCCTTTCGTCAATGCACAAAATCTAGAAACGCTGCTCGGTTCCATTTTGAGAATCGATGTTGATCATCAGGACGAGGGATTGATGTACGCGATTCCCGCAGACAATCCATTTGTGGAGCGTGAGAATGCCCGCGGAGAAATCTGGGCCTATGGTGTTCGCAATATCTGGCGTTTGGCCTTCGACCGGGAGTCGGGGCAATTATATGCCGGTGATGTTGGACAGAATCGATTCGAAGAAGTGGACCTGATCGTAAAAGGGGGTAACTACGGTTGGAATCTCCGTGAAGCCACACACAACTTCGAACCACAATCCCCGGAAACAAAGCGAGATTTAATTGATCCGCTGGCAGAATATTTCCGTGGTGAGGGGCAGTCGGTTACGGGAGGCATCGTTTATCGCGGCAGTCAGTTGAAGGAATTCGAAGGAGCCTATTTCTACGGCGACTACCTCAGCGGCAATGTCTGGATGTTGCGTCATGACGGACAGATCACAACGGAGAATAAGCGTGTTGCTAACACCGGTTTGAGCATCGCCGCATTTGGTGAAGATCAGCAAGGCGAAATGATTCTCTGTACGTTTGAAGGAGAATTGTACCGGCTGAAACAGCGACCGGCAGAGGTGTTTGAGAAAGCGAACAGTTTTCCTCGTTTGCTTTCTGAGGCAGGTTTGTTCGACTCTGTTTCAAAGAACAAGCCTGTGAAGGGTTTGATTCCTTATGAACTCAATATGCCCTTCTGGTCTGATTATGCCGTCAAAGATCGCTATATTGCCTTGCCCGAAGCAGGAAAAGTCGTCTTTCATGAACAGGACAAATGGGAGTTTCCTGTCGGCACACTCTTTGTCAAAACATTCTGGATGCATCAGGACCGTACGACTCTCACGGGGGCAAAGCGACTGGAGACCCGATTGCTCGTTCATTCTCCTTCCGGATGGGCGGGTTACACCTATGTGTATAACGCTGAAGGGACTGATGCCGAACTTCTGGAAGGATCGCGACTACGATCTTTGGAAATAAAAACCGAAGAGGGAATGGTGAATCAGCCGTATTATTTCCCCACGCGAACCGACTGTATGACCTGTCATACGAAACAGGCGGGATTTGTACTCGGTCTGAATACTCGACAAATGAATCACACGCTCGATTATCATGATCAACATGTGAATCAGTTGGATTATCTCAACAAGCTTGGAGTCTTCGAGGAAAAGCTGGCGAAATCATCGGATGCATTGGAAGCGTACCCGGAATGGGGATTCGGAAACTTAGACCGGAGTAAGGACGTTAAGCATGAGGAAAGCCAACTGAAGTTACCGGAAAGCAAAGTTCAGCAATACGCCCGAGGCTGGCTGGACGTTAACTGTGCCATGTGCCATCAACCGGATGGAATAGCCGCCGGTGGCCAGGATCTTCGATTTCATACCGAGTTGAAAAAAATGAACGTTCTGAATCAGGAGCCGCTACATGGTCATCTGACGGTTTTGGGGGGCGCCGTTGTTTTACCCGGGGCTCCTCTGTTGTCTGAACTTTACTCCAGGGCCGGTCATCGTGGTGTTCGCCAAATGCCACCGCTGGCAACCAATATCGTTGATCCCCGCGGTCAGGAGATGCTCTATCGCTGGATAATGGAATTACAGAAAAAACCAGCCCCATCGCAAAAATAG
- a CDS encoding aldo/keto reductase, producing MESNRRNFLQTMAAAGTVALAGRSLFAAPGIGSVLPIEGNQTGEPLPKNKNHLEGHYRPETRFGLGGVAVGNAFAPTSDEDALAAMQNAWDSGTRYFDTSPWYGLGLSERRFGWFLHNQKPTDYVLSTKVGRLLKAAEAPPADLLWKNPSSFDYEYDYSAEGTRRSIEDSLQRMGVSEIDIVFIHDLSPDNPDMKENWTEYFEVARKGAMPELTRMREEGIIKAWGFGVNRPAPALKAVDVADPDIFLLATQYSLMEHEEALNKTFPVLADRGISVVIGAPLNAGFLAGRDRYNYSSNIPEGFNEKRERMMKIAGDHGVDLRTAALQFCEAPKVVSAVIPGARNAGQARANAESMTVSIPDSFWETLKSERLIAQNAPTPTAKT from the coding sequence ATGGAATCGAATCGCCGCAACTTTCTACAGACAATGGCTGCCGCAGGAACTGTCGCGCTGGCTGGTCGTTCTTTATTTGCCGCACCTGGAATTGGTTCCGTCTTACCGATAGAGGGAAATCAAACAGGCGAGCCACTGCCGAAAAATAAGAATCATCTGGAAGGTCATTATCGACCCGAAACGCGATTTGGCCTAGGGGGAGTTGCGGTAGGGAATGCATTCGCTCCAACATCGGACGAGGACGCCCTCGCAGCGATGCAAAACGCCTGGGACTCCGGCACTCGCTATTTCGATACGTCTCCCTGGTATGGACTGGGGCTGAGCGAACGTCGCTTTGGCTGGTTCCTGCATAATCAGAAACCAACCGATTACGTACTCTCCACAAAAGTCGGACGCTTGCTGAAAGCAGCCGAGGCTCCCCCGGCCGATCTTCTCTGGAAAAATCCATCTTCATTTGACTATGAGTATGATTACTCGGCGGAAGGAACTCGTCGCTCTATTGAAGACAGTTTACAACGAATGGGAGTCTCCGAGATCGACATCGTTTTCATTCATGACCTCTCTCCCGATAACCCGGACATGAAAGAGAATTGGACAGAGTACTTCGAAGTTGCCAGAAAAGGAGCGATGCCTGAACTCACTCGAATGCGTGAGGAGGGCATTATTAAAGCCTGGGGCTTTGGAGTGAACCGTCCCGCTCCGGCATTGAAGGCAGTTGATGTCGCCGACCCGGATATCTTCCTGCTGGCGACTCAATATTCGTTAATGGAACACGAAGAAGCTCTCAATAAAACATTTCCCGTATTGGCAGATCGTGGCATTTCCGTTGTGATTGGGGCGCCCCTGAATGCAGGGTTCCTGGCCGGTCGAGATCGCTACAACTACAGCAGCAACATCCCGGAGGGGTTCAATGAAAAACGGGAGCGTATGATGAAAATTGCAGGTGATCACGGCGTTGACCTGCGAACGGCGGCCCTGCAATTCTGCGAAGCACCAAAAGTGGTTTCCGCAGTGATTCCCGGTGCCCGCAATGCCGGTCAAGCGAGAGCGAATGCCGAATCCATGACGGTCTCCATACCAGATTCGTTCTGGGAGACTTTGAAAAGCGAAAGGCTAATCGCTCAGAACGCACCCACTCCGACCGCCAAAACTTAA